From the genome of Perca flavescens isolate YP-PL-M2 chromosome 1, PFLA_1.0, whole genome shotgun sequence, one region includes:
- the nudt21 gene encoding cleavage and polyadenylation specificity factor subunit 5 isoform X2, translating into MSVVPPNRSTTGWPRRGSVQFENKYMSGPAKPLTLERTINLYPLTNYTFGTKEPLYEKDSSVAARFQRMREEFDKMGMRRTVEGVLIVHEHRLPHVLLLQLGTTFFKLPGGELSPGEDEVEGLKRLMTEILGRQDGVKQDWVIDDCIGNWWRPNFEPPQYPYIPAHITKPKEHKKLFLVQLQEKALFAVPKNYKLVAAPLFELYDNAPGYGPIISSLPQLLSRFNFIYN; encoded by the exons ATGTCGGTCGTGCCTCCCAATCGCTCGACCACCGGCTGGCCGCGTCGTGGTTCCGTTCAGTTTGAGAACAAATACATGAGCGGGCCTGCTAAACCGCTCACACTGGAGAGGACCATCAACCT GTACCCTCTAACCAACTACACATTCGGCACCAAGGAGCCTCTGTACGAGAAGGACAGTTCAGTGGCTGCTCGGTTCCAGCGGATGCGGGAAGAGTTTGATAAAATGGGAATGCGGAGGACAGTGGAGGGTGTTCTCATTGTCCATGAACACAGGCTGCCTCATGTGTTACTGCTGCAGTTGGGCACCACTTTCTTCAAACT GCCCGGGGGAGAGTTGAGTCCTGGAGAAGATGAGGTGGAGGGTCTGAAACGTCTAATGACTGAG ATCCTCGGACGGCAAGACGGCGTGAAACAGGACTGGGTGATTGACGACTGTATCGGCAACTGGTGGCGCCCCAACTTTGAGCCTCCACAG TATCCATATATTCCAGCTCACATCACCAAACCTAAGGAGCACAAGAAGCTATTCTTGGTTCAGTTGCAGGAAAAAG CGCTGTTTGCTGTCCCCAAGAACTATAAACTGGTGGCAGCACCATTGTTTGAACTGTATGACAACGCTCCTGGATATGGACCAATCATTTCCAGTCTACCACAGCTATTGAGCAG GTTCAACTTCATTTACAACTAA
- the nudt21 gene encoding cleavage and polyadenylation specificity factor subunit 5 isoform X1, with amino-acid sequence MSVVPPNRSTTGWPRRGSVQFENKYMSGPAKPLTLERTINLYPLTNYTFGTKEPLYEKDSSVAARFQRMREEFDKMGMRRTVEGVLIVHEHRLPHVLLLQLGTTFFKLPGGELSPGEDEVEGLKRLMTEILGRQDGVKQDWVIDDCIGNWWRPNFEPPQYPYIPAHITKPKEHKKLFLVQLQEKALFAVPKNYKLVAAPLFELYDNAPGYGPIISSLPQLLSRYCLCHCVSSGN; translated from the exons ATGTCGGTCGTGCCTCCCAATCGCTCGACCACCGGCTGGCCGCGTCGTGGTTCCGTTCAGTTTGAGAACAAATACATGAGCGGGCCTGCTAAACCGCTCACACTGGAGAGGACCATCAACCT GTACCCTCTAACCAACTACACATTCGGCACCAAGGAGCCTCTGTACGAGAAGGACAGTTCAGTGGCTGCTCGGTTCCAGCGGATGCGGGAAGAGTTTGATAAAATGGGAATGCGGAGGACAGTGGAGGGTGTTCTCATTGTCCATGAACACAGGCTGCCTCATGTGTTACTGCTGCAGTTGGGCACCACTTTCTTCAAACT GCCCGGGGGAGAGTTGAGTCCTGGAGAAGATGAGGTGGAGGGTCTGAAACGTCTAATGACTGAG ATCCTCGGACGGCAAGACGGCGTGAAACAGGACTGGGTGATTGACGACTGTATCGGCAACTGGTGGCGCCCCAACTTTGAGCCTCCACAG TATCCATATATTCCAGCTCACATCACCAAACCTAAGGAGCACAAGAAGCTATTCTTGGTTCAGTTGCAGGAAAAAG CGCTGTTTGCTGTCCCCAAGAACTATAAACTGGTGGCAGCACCATTGTTTGAACTGTATGACAACGCTCCTGGATATGGACCAATCATTTCCAGTCTACCACAGCTATTGAGCAGGTATTGTTTATGTCATTGTGTAAGCAGCGGAAATTGA